In Beutenbergia cavernae DSM 12333, the DNA window GTCAGCAGGACGACGCCCGCTCGCGCGACGACCGAGAGGGTCGACGCGATGTCGGCGGCGGCCGCGGGGATGCCGCTGAGCATCTCCTCCGGGTCGATGTCGAACGGGTCGCGCTCGACCACGCTCGTCGCGAGCGCACCGCGCGAGCTCGGGACGACGTCGAGCGCCACGCCCTGCAGCGCGCACAGGGCGGCGAGCGCCTGGGCGGACCGCACCGGCGTGAGGACGACGACGTTCGTGCGCGACGGCGGCAGCTCGCCGAGGTCCGGGAGGTCGGGCACCTCGCCGGAGGGGAGGTCCTCGCCCGTCACAGCGCACCCTTGGTGGAGGGGACGCCGACGACGCGCTCGTCCCGGGCCACGGCCGCCCGCAGCGCCCGCGCGAACGCCTTGAACTGCGCCTCCACGACGTGGTGCGGGTCGCGGCCCGCGAGCACGCGGACGTGGAGGCAGATCCCGGCGTGCAGGGCGATCGACTCGAACACGTGCCGCGTCAGGGACCCCGTGAAGTGCCCGCCGACGAGGTGGTACTCCTGCCCCTCGGGCTCCCCGGAGTGCACGCAGTACGGCCGGCCGGACACGTCGACGACGGCGAGGGCGAGCGCCTCGTCGAGCGGCACCGTCGCGTCGCCGAACCGCGCGATGCCGGCCTTGTCGCCCAGCGCCTCGCGCAGCGCCTCGCCGAGGCAGATCGCGGTGTCCTCGACGGTGTGGTGCACGTCGATGTCGGTGTCGCCGGTGGCACGGACGGTGAGGTCGACGAGCGAGTGCTTGCCGAGCGCCGTGAGCATGTGGTCGAAGAACGGCACGCTCGTCGAGACGTCGGTCCGGCCGGTGCCGTCGAGGTCGACCTCGACCACCACGCTCGACTCGGACGTCGACCGTTCGATCCGCGCCGTGCGCGTCGACTCGCTCGAGCTCACGGCTCCAGCACCTCCTCGAGGGCGGCCCGGAAGGCCGCGTTCTCCTGCGGCGTGCCGACCGACACCCGCAACCAGCCCGGCGGCCCGACCACGCGGATGAGCACGCCGGCGTCGAGCAGACTCTGCCACACCCGCTCGCGATCCTCGAACGTCCCGAACAGCACGAAGTTGGCGTCCGAGTCGGCGGCGTCCAGACCCTTGCCCCGCAGCCAGGTGACGAGCGAGTCGCGCTCCTCGCGCAGCACGGCGACCTGGCCCAGCAGCGTGTCGGTATGCCGCAGCGCAGCGAGCGCCACCGCCTGCGTCACCGCCGACAGGTGGTACGGCAGCCTCACCACGCGCAGGGCGTCGACCAGGGCGGGAGCCGCCGCGAGGTAACCGACACGAGCGCCCGCGAGCGCGAACGCCTTGGACATCGTCCGGGTGACGGCGAGGTACGGGTGGTCGGCGAGGAGCTCCAACGCGCTCGGCGTGGCCGGGCGGCGGAACTCCGCGTACGCCTCGTCCACGACGACGACGGTGCTCGCGCCGTCGGGACCGCTCGCCGACGTCGCGGCGAGCACGCGCTCGACCTCGGCCAGCGCCAGGGCGGTGCCCGTGGGGTTGTTCGGGCTCGCGAGGAGGACGACGGCGGGCCGCACCTCGGCGATGGTCGCGAGCACGTGGTCGACGTCGAGCGTGAAGTCGTC includes these proteins:
- the hisB gene encoding imidazoleglycerol-phosphate dehydratase HisB, coding for MSSSESTRTARIERSTSESSVVVEVDLDGTGRTDVSTSVPFFDHMLTALGKHSLVDLTVRATGDTDIDVHHTVEDTAICLGEALREALGDKAGIARFGDATVPLDEALALAVVDVSGRPYCVHSGEPEGQEYHLVGGHFTGSLTRHVFESIALHAGICLHVRVLAGRDPHHVVEAQFKAFARALRAAVARDERVVGVPSTKGAL
- a CDS encoding histidinol-phosphate transaminase, whose product is MTTARPTPRLPLRPELAGETPYGAPQLDVPVLLNVNENPYAPPAAVVAEIADAVTRAAHGLNRYPDRDFRELRGGLAAYLTRESGVPGLDADHLWAANGSNEVMLHLLQAFAGPGRTAVSFAPTYSMYPEYARDTFTGWIEGRRRDDFTLDVDHVLATIAEVRPAVVLLASPNNPTGTALALAEVERVLAATSASGPDGASTVVVVDEAYAEFRRPATPSALELLADHPYLAVTRTMSKAFALAGARVGYLAAAPALVDALRVVRLPYHLSAVTQAVALAALRHTDTLLGQVAVLREERDSLVTWLRGKGLDAADSDANFVLFGTFEDRERVWQSLLDAGVLIRVVGPPGWLRVSVGTPQENAAFRAALEEVLEP